The following DNA comes from Geminocystis sp. M7585_C2015_104.
GGCCTATACTATGTGCCATAGGCACGATCGCCGGCGTCTCCCAAACCGGGGACAATATAGCCGGCATCGTTGACTTGTTCGTCGATCATAGCACTGTAGATGACAAGGGAGGGGTACTGGGCGCTGAGTTTTTGGAGGGCAGGGGGTGCAGCCACAACAGAGATAATACGGATGAAGTCGGGATTGCCTCCCCGTTGACAAATTTCTTTCATGGCCAACATAATAGTGCCGCCGGTGGCTAACATGGGTTCGAGGATAAGGATAGGGGTATTGGGGGGAAATGTTTCTGGTAGTTTGTTAAGATAGCAGGTGGGTTGGAGGGTGGACTCATCCCTAACTATTCCTAGATGGTAAGTGGAGGCGAGAGGGATAACTGTCTGACTGCCCTCTGCTAGGGCTAAACCGGCTCTCATGATGGGCACTAGGGCTATTTTGACCTGAGGGTTGATAAAGGTGGCCTTAGCCTTTGCTAGGGGGGTTTCAATTTCTCCCTCTGTGGTTGGCAACCACTCCCTTACTGCCTCGTAGGTAAGCCAACGCCCCAATTCCACCATGGCGGTTTTAAAAAGGGGGGTGGGGGTATTCTTGTCCCTTGCCACGGCCAACCAATGCTTGATAAGGGGGTGGGGAGGCACATAAATTCTCAACTGGGCTGCCATGATGTTTTTCCCTCCCAGATAGCTCAGATAGTCAGTGTCTCATTATACTGGCTCTGGATATACCATAAACCACAGTCAATAGTGACTTGAGGGACAATCTAGTATATTGTTAGGTGTTGGACTAGTAATAGGCGGTTGGAGATGACTAACACCGACAAAGATTATACTAAAGTGGAATTACAAAGAGAGGACAAGGGAGCCAAAGCGCGTCAGTTGTTGGGGATGAAAGGGGCGGCAAGGGGCAAGAACATCTGGCTTATAAGGCTACAACTGATGAAGCCCATAACATGGATTCCCCTAATGTGGGGAGTAATTTGTGGGGCTGCTTCTTCTGGGGGGTTTGTATGGAGCGTAGAGGATGTGCTCAAATCCCTGACTTGTATGTTTATGTCTGGCCCTCTTATGGCCGGTTATACTCAGACTCTCAATGACTATTATGACCGGGAAATCGATGCTATTAATGAGCCCTATCGCCCCATCCCCTCCGGCGCCATTTCCGAGGGACAGGTCATTGCGCAAATAGTAGTACTCTTATTGGCTGGGGTTGCTACAGCCTATGGACTGGATAGGTGGGCAGGGCATCAGTTTCCCACTATTACCTGTTTAGCTCTCGGTGGAGCCCTCCTATCTTATATCTACTCGGCACCCCCCTTGAAACTGAAACAAAACGGCTGGTTGGGCAATTATGCCCTGGGCGCCAGTTATATAGCCTTGCCTTGGTGGGCTGGCCATGCCCTGTTTGGCGATTTAAACTGGAGGATTGTGATTTTGACACTTATTTACAGCTTGGCGGGGTTGGGTATTGCCGTAGTCAATGACTTCAAGAGTGTAGAGGGGGATAAAAAGCTAGGCCTAAAATCCTTGCCGGTGATGTTTGGAGTTACCACCGCCGCCTGGATTTGCGTATTTATGATTGACTTTTTCCAGATTGCCATTGGGGGCTATCTGATTTATATTGGTGAGAATCTATATGCCACTATTCTCCTCTTGCTTGTAATACCACAAATTACTTTCCAGGATATGTATTTCCTAAAAGATCCCCTGAAAAACGACGTAAAATACCAGGCGAGTGCCCAGCCATTTTTAGTATTGGGGATGCTGGTGGTGGGTTTGGCCCTGGGACACTCTTCAGCTCTGTAATCTGGGAGTAACACGGGGCCTTTAGAAAAACTGGCTCCCTAAAACACACCCCTACTAGGGGCCAGAAAAAACGGCATCTTCGATGTCCTTAAGGGACAAGGAGTAGGGGAAGGCCCTCCGGATGTTGCTATTGTTGGGGCCAGCATTTAGATAGGTAACACACAACTCCTCCGTGTCTAAAACTATTTCTGCTTCCCAGCCGGGTTTTTTTACATACCAGCAGTTTAATTCCTGGGGATTTTGTTCACACCCCATTCTCCTCAGCCAGTTTTCAATCTCCGGCAGGGGGAAATTGTACAGGGGACTTTGTGGTGTTACATTGGCCATATTGACTAGTGGGGTAAATGGCTCTGTTTGTTTATGATAGGGCAGAACTCCGCCACCAAGCAATAGAAAAGGCCAAAAGTAGACACCCTATAATTGTCGTTCCCATTAAAAGGAGCGCGAACAATTCTCCTGCCGACAAAGGCCTTTCTATGGGTTCCAGATAGCTGGACCTACGGGGATTATACTTTATATTGGGGTCTACTTGGGAGGGGGAGGGCAGTCGGCCGTCATAGGGGGTTTGAAGGACATTCCAACGGTAATAGCCAATCTGAAGGTCATATTGGAGTCTTGTCTGGGGATTGGCCAAAATCGCATAGGCCTCATTCAGCTTTTGGAATTTCTCCTTTGCCTCTTCCGGGGGCAATGTGGTGGTGTCAGGATGGTACAATTTACTCAGTTTTTTATAGGCTCTTCTAATTTCAATCACCGACGCCGACGGGTGGAGATTCAGCAAGCCGTAATGGGTGTCGGCGAAGGGGGTCCTATTAACCGGAGAATATTCCACTTGTTTGCCGGATGAATTCACGGTCAGGCAGTCTTTTCTTTTTGACAATTAACACTTGTTTCCCTATTCTAGATCAAGGTTCCACTTTTTAACACCGAGT
Coding sequences within:
- the upp gene encoding uracil phosphoribosyltransferase, yielding MAAQLRIYVPPHPLIKHWLAVARDKNTPTPLFKTAMVELGRWLTYEAVREWLPTTEGEIETPLAKAKATFINPQVKIALVPIMRAGLALAEGSQTVIPLASTYHLGIVRDESTLQPTCYLNKLPETFPPNTPILILEPMLATGGTIMLAMKEICQRGGNPDFIRIISVVAAPPALQKLSAQYPSLVIYSAMIDEQVNDAGYIVPGLGDAGDRAYGT
- the chlG gene encoding chlorophyll synthase ChlG, translating into MTNTDKDYTKVELQREDKGAKARQLLGMKGAARGKNIWLIRLQLMKPITWIPLMWGVICGAASSGGFVWSVEDVLKSLTCMFMSGPLMAGYTQTLNDYYDREIDAINEPYRPIPSGAISEGQVIAQIVVLLLAGVATAYGLDRWAGHQFPTITCLALGGALLSYIYSAPPLKLKQNGWLGNYALGASYIALPWWAGHALFGDLNWRIVILTLIYSLAGLGIAVVNDFKSVEGDKKLGLKSLPVMFGVTTAAWICVFMIDFFQIAIGGYLIYIGENLYATILLLLVIPQITFQDMYFLKDPLKNDVKYQASAQPFLVLGMLVVGLALGHSSAL
- a CDS encoding DUF3143 domain-containing protein, producing the protein MANVTPQSPLYNFPLPEIENWLRRMGCEQNPQELNCWYVKKPGWEAEIVLDTEELCVTYLNAGPNNSNIRRAFPYSLSLKDIEDAVFSGP
- a CDS encoding J domain-containing protein, which translates into the protein MNSSGKQVEYSPVNRTPFADTHYGLLNLHPSASVIEIRRAYKKLSKLYHPDTTTLPPEEAKEKFQKLNEAYAILANPQTRLQYDLQIGYYRWNVLQTPYDGRLPSPSQVDPNIKYNPRRSSYLEPIERPLSAGELFALLLMGTTIIGCLLLAFSIAWWRSSALS